Proteins found in one Nitrosopumilus maritimus SCM1 genomic segment:
- a CDS encoding CoA-binding protein, with protein MEQDDHTDKQIQDILSMKKVAVIGMSKNPSKAAHYVPRYLSENGFDITPVNPSADEILGKKCYDSVSDIDEDVDIVDVFRPSDEVLPFVQEAIKKKPKVIWLQEGIHNAEAEELARNAGITVVFNRCMLAEHQRLC; from the coding sequence GTGGAACAAGACGATCATACTGACAAACAGATTCAAGACATTTTGTCTATGAAAAAAGTAGCCGTTATTGGAATGTCAAAAAACCCTTCAAAGGCTGCTCATTACGTGCCTAGATATCTCTCTGAAAATGGATTTGATATAACCCCTGTAAATCCTTCTGCTGATGAAATTTTAGGAAAAAAATGCTATGACTCTGTATCTGATATTGATGAGGATGTTGACATTGTAGATGTCTTTAGACCTTCTGATGAAGTCTTGCCATTTGTTCAAGAAGCAATAAAGAAAAAACCCAAAGTAATATGGCTTCAAGAAGGAATACACAATGCTGAAGCTGAAGAACTAGCTAGAAACGCAGGAATCACCGTTGTATTCAACCGATGTATGCTAGCTGAACATCAGAGGCTATGTTGA
- a CDS encoding biotin--[acetyl-CoA-carboxylase] ligase has translation MIYNSFDNPGLVKVLTFLQTHNTEYLSGQDLSDVLRISRVAVWKHIKKIQELGYTVESKQKLGYKLTKNSDALLPWEITSGLKTKTLGQHAFYFDSTDSTQNQALKMAIEPENNGAIIVAEKQTGGRGRSGRKWVSPKGGIWFSIILHPRFDISITTLFPIASALALSIALEKTFKISPELKWPNDITIKGKKLAGMLVDVSLESNKIENLVLGVGINFDVDVKQIEKNLKGTPNFYGVASLNEKKIKIRPVELVQSFLVELEKIYKLLDTKQTKKIISEWTKRSSTIGKNVKLNTVDGEIKGKAIRIDDDGALVVSDNKDTNRVIAGDIIHVSK, from the coding sequence TTGATTTACAATTCGTTTGATAATCCAGGACTAGTCAAAGTTCTTACATTTTTGCAAACTCACAATACAGAATATCTTTCTGGACAAGATTTGAGTGATGTGTTAAGAATTAGCAGAGTTGCAGTATGGAAACATATCAAAAAAATTCAAGAGTTAGGATATACAGTAGAGTCAAAACAAAAACTAGGATACAAATTAACAAAAAATTCGGATGCTTTACTTCCTTGGGAAATTACTTCAGGTTTGAAAACAAAAACACTTGGTCAGCATGCATTTTACTTTGATTCAACTGATTCAACGCAAAATCAGGCATTAAAGATGGCAATAGAACCAGAAAACAATGGTGCGATAATAGTAGCAGAAAAACAAACTGGTGGGAGAGGGAGATCTGGTAGAAAATGGGTTTCGCCAAAAGGAGGGATATGGTTTTCTATCATATTACATCCAAGATTTGACATATCAATAACAACATTATTTCCAATTGCATCGGCATTAGCATTATCAATTGCACTTGAAAAGACATTCAAGATTTCTCCAGAACTAAAATGGCCAAATGACATTACAATCAAAGGTAAAAAATTAGCAGGGATGCTAGTTGATGTATCATTAGAATCAAACAAAATTGAGAATCTAGTGTTGGGTGTAGGGATTAATTTTGATGTAGATGTGAAACAGATTGAGAAAAATCTCAAAGGAACACCAAATTTTTACGGAGTTGCATCACTTAATGAGAAAAAAATAAAAATCAGACCAGTAGAATTGGTCCAATCGTTTTTGGTAGAATTAGAAAAAATTTACAAATTGCTAGATACAAAACAAACAAAAAAAATCATTTCAGAATGGACAAAAAGGTCATCAACGATTGGAAAAAATGTAAAACTAAACACAGTTGATGGGGAAATTAAGGGAAAAGCAATTAGGATTGATGACGATGGAGCACTGGTTGTATCTGACAACAAGGATACAAACAGAGTGATAGCAGGAGATATTATTCACGTATCAAAATAG
- a CDS encoding M57 family metalloprotease has translation MLSNFKKISCLLAIIILCTQSFTGISFAQINQEPEVMFNQATELFHNGEYKEAISIYDDILEIAPNNISTLKMKGIAQSNQGDHKKSLEQFFTVLQHRPNDVISLAGMGVGLGYLGEYQEATSYFEKALKEKPNSIVIQNYMEFINNVITKYPYTPTEKPDGLDGKTTASIPDWVKPIAKWWSTNSIDDAEFVSALMFMINNKIIEIPPVETQEVSEEKIPEWIKNNAGWWADGEIDDDAFVQGIQYMIEKGLIIIKVEEATQKTQEELDHEFYLFERYLRDISNNISKEKRYIEFPNPSQDVIKKFLRDYVKWNFEEEVKKASSKFPDPTYEIIDDTYIVYYKVYINEQPSGLPLDHVSTLTDSFAFWEQQELSVNNQKLKIKFEVTNLKHEANVWVTWVVRNLGEGVLGHAHLGKGIVEVALGDFNCDGSFQLYDVDSVRTIMTHELGHSIGLKHVEDRTSIMYPSFNPSYAYCLLS, from the coding sequence ATGCTAAGTAATTTTAAAAAAATTTCTTGTCTTTTAGCAATTATCATACTTTGTACACAAAGTTTTACAGGAATTTCGTTTGCTCAAATTAATCAAGAACCTGAAGTGATGTTTAATCAAGCAACAGAATTGTTTCACAATGGCGAGTACAAGGAAGCAATATCAATTTATGATGACATACTAGAGATTGCGCCAAACAACATTTCCACATTAAAAATGAAAGGAATAGCTCAGAGTAATCAAGGGGATCATAAAAAATCGCTAGAACAATTCTTTACAGTTTTACAACACCGACCAAATGATGTCATATCATTAGCTGGAATGGGTGTAGGGTTAGGATATTTAGGTGAATATCAAGAGGCAACATCATATTTTGAAAAGGCACTCAAAGAAAAGCCAAATAGCATAGTCATACAAAATTACATGGAATTTATCAATAATGTAATTACGAAATATCCATACACACCTACAGAAAAGCCTGATGGGTTAGACGGAAAAACAACCGCATCCATTCCAGATTGGGTAAAACCGATAGCAAAATGGTGGTCAACAAATAGTATTGATGATGCAGAGTTTGTTTCAGCATTAATGTTTATGATTAATAATAAAATTATTGAAATTCCTCCAGTCGAGACACAAGAAGTTTCTGAAGAAAAAATCCCAGAGTGGATAAAGAACAATGCAGGGTGGTGGGCAGATGGAGAAATTGACGATGATGCATTTGTTCAAGGAATACAATACATGATAGAAAAAGGATTAATCATAATCAAAGTTGAAGAAGCAACACAAAAAACACAAGAGGAGTTAGATCATGAATTTTATCTGTTTGAAAGATATCTAAGAGACATTTCAAACAACATATCAAAAGAAAAGCGTTACATAGAATTTCCAAACCCTAGTCAAGATGTAATCAAAAAATTTCTCAGAGATTATGTAAAATGGAATTTTGAAGAAGAAGTAAAGAAAGCATCTAGTAAATTCCCAGATCCCACATACGAAATTATTGATGACACATACATTGTATATTACAAAGTGTACATTAATGAGCAACCCTCTGGATTGCCACTAGATCACGTCAGCACATTAACTGACTCATTTGCATTTTGGGAACAACAAGAATTGTCAGTTAATAATCAAAAATTAAAAATAAAATTCGAGGTAACAAACTTGAAGCATGAAGCAAATGTTTGGGTAACATGGGTAGTTCGAAACCTTGGTGAAGGGGTTTTAGGACATGCACATCTTGGTAAAGGAATTGTCGAAGTAGCATTAGGTGATTTCAATTGTGATGGAAGTTTTCAATTGTATGATGTAGATAGTGTAAGAACAATCATGACACATGAGTTAGGTCATTCTATAGGTTTGAAACATGTCGAGGATAGAACAAGTATAATGTATCCATCATTCAATCCTTCATACGCATATTGTTTGCTAAGTTAA
- a CDS encoding transcription initiation factor IIB, producing the protein MLRNQMVTGSKCPACGDKKMITDENTGELFCGKCGFVVSDKIADTGAEWRSFSNDEGNKARTGAGTSLTMHDMGLSTVIGAANKDSTGKPLSASVKSSIERLRTWDSRSQAHSSADRNLRQALNEMDKLKDKLALTDAVIEKAAYIYRKAMEKKLVRGRSIQGLVAACLYASCRNTETPRTLDDVAKGINIRRKDVARCYRLIFRELELKMPVVDPVKGVSRIASIAELSEKSKRKAIAILNEAKKMGVVAGKDPMGIAAAALYLACISTGEVKSQKDISIASGVTEVTIRNRCAGLRKMIND; encoded by the coding sequence ATGCTTAGAAATCAAATGGTCACAGGATCAAAATGTCCAGCCTGTGGCGATAAGAAAATGATTACAGATGAGAACACCGGAGAATTATTTTGTGGAAAATGTGGATTTGTAGTATCAGATAAAATTGCAGACACAGGTGCTGAATGGCGTTCTTTCTCAAATGATGAAGGAAACAAAGCCAGAACAGGTGCAGGAACATCACTTACAATGCATGATATGGGATTATCAACAGTAATTGGTGCAGCCAACAAAGATTCAACAGGAAAACCACTATCTGCAAGTGTCAAAAGTTCAATTGAAAGACTACGAACTTGGGACAGTAGAAGTCAAGCACATTCTTCAGCAGACAGAAATCTGAGACAAGCACTCAATGAAATGGACAAACTAAAAGACAAACTTGCATTAACTGATGCAGTAATTGAAAAAGCAGCTTACATTTACAGAAAAGCAATGGAGAAGAAACTAGTCAGAGGTCGTTCAATTCAAGGATTAGTTGCAGCATGTCTTTATGCATCTTGTAGAAATACAGAAACTCCAAGAACACTAGATGATGTTGCAAAAGGAATCAACATTAGAAGAAAAGATGTTGCCAGATGTTATAGATTAATTTTCAGAGAACTAGAACTAAAAATGCCAGTAGTTGATCCTGTAAAAGGAGTTTCAAGAATTGCAAGCATTGCAGAGCTTAGTGAGAAAAGTAAACGTAAAGCAATTGCAATTCTTAATGAAGCAAAGAAGATGGGAGTAGTGGCAGGAAAAGATCCAATGGGAATAGCTGCTGCAGCACTTTATCTTGCATGTATCAGTACAGGAGAGGTAAAATCTCAAAAGGACATATCCATAGCATCTGGAGTAACTGAGGTTACTATCAGAAACAGATGTGCAGGATTAAGAAAGATGATTAACGATTAA
- a CDS encoding phosphoribosyltransferase, whose product MLSQDVDWSEIESIVKRLSNKIAKLPRTFSSITTVSRGGLVPARLIADNLGIKKIFVDKRKIDSNSLFVDDIYDTGDTFNEIIQLVDIPSKLVFVTLFARRGQKYPKQLLYGKKTNNNAYVVFPWDKLEFERSQK is encoded by the coding sequence ATGTTGTCTCAGGATGTAGATTGGTCTGAAATAGAATCTATTGTTAAAAGACTCTCAAACAAAATCGCAAAATTACCTAGAACCTTTTCTAGTATCACTACTGTTAGTAGAGGTGGATTGGTCCCTGCGCGTTTGATTGCAGACAATCTTGGAATAAAGAAAATCTTTGTAGATAAAAGAAAAATTGATTCAAATTCTTTGTTTGTTGATGATATTTACGACACTGGAGATACGTTTAATGAAATTATCCAACTAGTTGACATTCCATCAAAACTAGTCTTTGTAACATTATTTGCAAGACGTGGGCAAAAATATCCTAAACAATTACTGTATGGTAAAAAAACAAACAACAATGCATATGTAGTGTTTCCTTGGGATAAATTAGAGTTTGAACGTTCTCAGAAATGA
- a CDS encoding DUF6659 family protein gives MGNIEELEKLCKKITKLDPKMRSARLINSRGHLMAGGMKEGLLSLEAQKQDEMMFMELALRVRMRHEFDKEFGVVHFSMSYRDKVIVMSFPLSNDDVLLVSCEKDINFGKIPFKILKLIEPLKNSPMKTF, from the coding sequence ATGGGAAACATCGAAGAACTTGAGAAACTCTGCAAAAAGATAACTAAATTGGACCCAAAGATGCGTTCTGCTAGGCTCATCAACAGTAGAGGTCATTTGATGGCAGGTGGCATGAAGGAGGGATTGTTGTCCCTTGAGGCACAAAAACAAGATGAAATGATGTTTATGGAATTGGCATTACGTGTTCGAATGAGACATGAATTTGATAAAGAATTTGGTGTAGTTCATTTCTCAATGTCTTATCGTGATAAGGTAATCGTCATGAGTTTTCCATTATCCAATGATGATGTTTTACTAGTCTCTTGTGAAAAAGACATCAACTTTGGAAAAATCCCATTTAAGATTCTCAAACTTATTGAACCATTGAAAAATTCTCCAATGAAGACCTTCTAA
- a CDS encoding poly(R)-hydroxyalkanoic acid synthase subunit PhaE has product MQSESGKDITDYYKHLSLFWTDIVHLMSSKPQALASIGPMRAFAANSKKISTELIEINEDLMEFNKHLTEYYKQLTDTWIDSQKKVNLKAPEIPQDIEQIEAVKRIWIDIFDNDFTELFDSEKFGENYGKLVSKELELTKHWNNIANVVLQSVNLPSKEEIDEVYKEMHSLKKRVAKLELELKKKEMKNNAK; this is encoded by the coding sequence ATGCAATCAGAATCAGGTAAAGACATTACAGATTACTACAAGCATCTTTCACTATTCTGGACAGATATTGTACATTTAATGTCAAGTAAACCACAGGCATTAGCATCAATTGGTCCAATGAGAGCATTTGCAGCTAATTCAAAGAAGATATCAACTGAACTCATTGAAATCAACGAAGATTTGATGGAGTTTAACAAACACCTAACTGAATACTATAAACAACTTACAGACACTTGGATAGATTCACAGAAAAAAGTCAATCTAAAAGCACCTGAAATTCCTCAAGATATTGAACAAATAGAGGCAGTCAAAAGAATTTGGATTGACATATTTGATAATGATTTTACAGAATTATTTGACTCTGAAAAATTTGGAGAAAATTATGGAAAATTAGTTTCAAAAGAATTAGAATTAACAAAGCATTGGAACAATATTGCAAATGTAGTATTGCAATCAGTTAATCTTCCAAGCAAAGAAGAAATTGATGAAGTGTACAAAGAGATGCATTCATTGAAAAAAAGAGTTGCAAAATTAGAATTAGAGTTAAAGAAAAAGGAGATGAAAAACAATGCAAAGTGA
- the phaC gene encoding class III poly(R)-hydroxyalkanoic acid synthase subunit PhaC, producing MQSESKVDPKIIEEILKFSKNVIEAPKLVAAPDEISLEVTPHDIVQQMDKTRLLHYKPITEKQHKTPLLISYALINRFHILDIQPEKSWVRNLLQQGFDVYMLDWGTPTSMDKYLDFDDYVNGYLDAYVEYIKNESSTEKISLQGYCTGATIATTYASLHPESVKNYIATAPVIDGWRDTTVISNLAKHMDVDKMVEIIGNMPPEFMYYAFSVLKPFEQGIEKYVNFFKNIENKKFVDSFLRVEKWLGDTPPIPGELFKQWIKDIYQDNLLIQNKMHVEGQLVDLKKIDMPIFTQVAVGDHLVSPECSMPLHYAVGSEDKTLRMYPTGHVGMIASSLSQKKVLPELGSWLAERS from the coding sequence ATGCAAAGTGAATCAAAAGTAGATCCAAAAATTATTGAAGAGATTTTAAAATTTAGTAAAAACGTAATTGAAGCTCCAAAGTTGGTGGCGGCACCAGATGAAATTAGTTTAGAGGTCACTCCACACGATATAGTCCAACAAATGGACAAAACACGTCTATTGCATTACAAACCAATTACAGAAAAACAACACAAGACTCCTTTATTGATTTCATACGCATTGATTAACAGATTTCATATTTTAGATATACAACCTGAAAAGAGTTGGGTTCGAAATTTACTTCAACAAGGATTTGATGTGTATATGCTTGATTGGGGAACACCAACAAGTATGGACAAGTATCTTGATTTTGATGATTATGTAAACGGGTATTTGGATGCATATGTAGAATACATCAAAAATGAATCATCCACTGAAAAGATCTCATTGCAAGGATATTGTACAGGAGCAACAATTGCCACAACATATGCGTCATTACATCCAGAAAGTGTCAAAAATTACATTGCAACTGCACCTGTAATTGATGGCTGGAGAGATACCACCGTAATTAGCAACCTTGCAAAACACATGGACGTAGACAAAATGGTCGAAATTATTGGAAACATGCCTCCAGAATTCATGTATTATGCTTTTTCAGTTCTCAAGCCATTTGAGCAAGGCATTGAAAAGTATGTCAATTTCTTCAAAAATATTGAAAATAAGAAATTTGTTGACAGTTTCCTCAGAGTAGAAAAATGGTTAGGAGATACACCACCTATTCCAGGAGAATTGTTCAAACAATGGATTAAAGACATCTATCAAGACAACTTGCTTATTCAAAACAAGATGCACGTAGAGGGTCAACTAGTAGATTTGAAAAAAATAGACATGCCAATCTTCACACAAGTGGCAGTTGGAGACCATTTGGTTTCACCTGAGTGTAGTATGCCACTCCACTATGCAGTAGGTAGTGAAGATAAAACATTGAGAATGTACCCTACAGGACATGTGGGTATGATTGCCAGTTCACTATCTCAGAAGAAGGTTTTGCCTGAGCTGGGAAGTTGGTTGGCTGAAAGATCATAA
- a CDS encoding AbrB/MazE/SpoVT family DNA-binding domain-containing protein — MSGNTNQYDPTAMFKDWIQKSGRAQAEFMKNFGALMTNQTSKTFNPLDTLKEVSDNTRQAQSNMMENMTSMQNKSMDTMFSIGQMLPSFMNWGAYKTTISSNGRISIPEAERNALGLGEGDLVQVIVLPIAKKSKAREVKN, encoded by the coding sequence ATGAGTGGTAATACAAACCAATATGATCCAACTGCTATGTTCAAAGACTGGATTCAAAAAAGTGGACGCGCACAAGCAGAATTTATGAAAAATTTTGGTGCTTTGATGACCAATCAAACTAGTAAAACATTCAACCCACTTGACACACTCAAAGAAGTTTCAGATAACACTAGACAAGCCCAATCAAACATGATGGAAAACATGACTTCTATGCAAAACAAAAGCATGGATACCATGTTTAGCATTGGACAAATGCTTCCTTCCTTTATGAATTGGGGTGCATACAAAACTACCATCAGTAGTAATGGTAGAATTTCCATTCCAGAGGCAGAACGTAATGCCCTTGGATTAGGCGAAGGTGACTTGGTTCAAGTCATCGTTCTTCCAATAGCAAAAAAATCAAAAGCTAGGGAGGTGAAAAATTGA
- a CDS encoding alpha/beta fold hydrolase, which yields MIAELTKTYLLMVIEAKLVNEKFLQIDGNKIRYLESGNSDKTLVLIHGLGASAERWEQVMPIFAEHFRVVIPDLIGFGYSDKPLADYTIDFFSDFLGKFMQTANIELPYLIGSSLGGQISAEYTAANQNDVDKLILVSPSGVMKQSTPALDAYIMAALYPNEQNAKNAFELMEGSGESVDPKIVSSFIERMQMPNAKLAFMSTILGLKNAEIITKKLQAISTQTMLIWGSVDPVIPINHADDFIQSLSDCRFIRMDGCGHTPYVQAPRLFSEKVLDFLNVK from the coding sequence ATGATCGCAGAATTAACTAAAACTTATCTATTGATGGTAATTGAAGCAAAATTAGTGAATGAGAAATTTCTCCAAATTGATGGCAATAAGATTCGTTATTTAGAGTCTGGAAATTCTGATAAAACATTAGTTCTAATTCATGGGCTAGGGGCCTCTGCTGAAAGATGGGAACAAGTAATGCCTATTTTTGCAGAGCATTTTCGTGTTGTAATCCCTGATCTAATAGGCTTTGGATATAGTGACAAACCCCTTGCAGATTATACTATCGACTTTTTTTCAGATTTTCTTGGCAAATTTATGCAAACAGCGAATATTGAGTTACCTTATCTGATTGGTTCTTCTTTAGGTGGACAAATCTCTGCTGAATACACTGCTGCAAATCAAAATGATGTAGATAAACTAATTTTGGTATCTCCCTCCGGAGTAATGAAACAGTCTACTCCTGCACTCGATGCATACATTATGGCTGCACTATATCCTAATGAACAAAATGCAAAAAATGCGTTTGAACTGATGGAGGGTTCTGGTGAAAGCGTCGATCCAAAAATTGTCTCTAGTTTTATTGAAAGAATGCAAATGCCAAACGCAAAACTTGCATTCATGTCTACAATACTTGGTTTGAAAAATGCTGAAATTATTACTAAAAAACTCCAGGCAATTTCTACCCAAACTATGTTAATTTGGGGAAGTGTTGATCCTGTAATTCCAATTAATCATGCTGATGACTTTATTCAATCTCTAAGCGATTGTAGATTCATTAGGATGGATGGATGTGGTCATACCCCTTATGTGCAAGCACCTCGTTTATTTTCAGAAAAAGTTTTGGATTTTCTTAATGTAAAATAA
- the msrA gene encoding peptide-methionine (S)-S-oxide reductase MsrA, which yields MKATFGAGCFWHVEDLLSKTKGVKSTQVGYIGGNLPNPTYEEVCTDRTGHAEAVEVEYDPNEISYEELLDVFWNNHNPTTLNRQGPDVGIQYRSAIFYHDEKQKEVAEKSKTQLDSSGKFNDPIVTEITPAPTFYKAEEYHQKYFKKNGF from the coding sequence ATGAAGGCAACATTTGGCGCAGGATGTTTTTGGCATGTTGAAGATTTGCTTAGCAAAACAAAGGGAGTAAAATCTACTCAAGTAGGTTACATTGGTGGAAATTTACCAAACCCCACTTATGAAGAAGTATGCACTGATAGAACTGGACATGCTGAAGCAGTTGAAGTAGAATATGATCCTAATGAAATTTCATATGAAGAACTCTTGGATGTTTTTTGGAATAATCATAATCCCACAACACTAAATCGTCAAGGCCCTGATGTTGGAATCCAATATCGTTCTGCAATTTTTTACCATGATGAAAAGCAAAAAGAGGTTGCAGAAAAATCAAAGACTCAGTTAGATTCTTCTGGGAAATTCAATGATCCAATTGTTACTGAAATAACTCCTGCTCCTACATTTTACAAAGCAGAAGAGTATCATCAAAAATATTTCAAAAAGAATGGGTTTTGA
- a CDS encoding DUF6659 family protein has product MTSPDGLNLYAEKCKKLLEESEIRFAGIVDKDGQLISGGFKEGLTPYEGDETRLQSFLDFVSKASIRKEYDESLGPINYLAARRDKAVLVSFPFPITQILLLISAEPTANIENLAKKVVEIFTDVSKKMTGT; this is encoded by the coding sequence ATGACTAGTCCTGATGGTTTGAATCTATATGCTGAAAAATGCAAAAAATTACTAGAAGAATCTGAGATTAGATTTGCTGGAATTGTTGACAAAGATGGCCAATTGATTTCAGGTGGCTTCAAAGAAGGACTTACTCCTTATGAAGGCGATGAAACTAGGCTGCAATCATTCTTGGATTTTGTCTCAAAAGCATCTATCAGGAAAGAATATGATGAAAGTCTAGGTCCTATCAACTATTTGGCTGCAAGAAGAGACAAGGCAGTTCTTGTTAGTTTCCCATTTCCTATAACTCAAATTCTCTTGCTGATTTCTGCGGAACCTACTGCAAACATTGAAAATTTGGCTAAAAAAGTAGTTGAAATTTTTACTGATGTTTCCAAAAAAATGACAGGAACTTAG
- a CDS encoding class I SAM-dependent methyltransferase, giving the protein MNLFLVSINPLELFLWTFRRNEKDTVNLYNTLSPVMQLATGGSMLNFGYWSQEHSEPISAQENLCMVFAELAELSSAKHVVDVGSGLSAPSHLWQQEFPHILLYDVNINYSQLSFGKKQKIEFLNSSSTKLPFTNNSVDRVLALESAQHFKPLSEFVSESKRVLTDSGLLVIAIPITLGNSSLKDLGMLKFTWSSEHYSLDDVKNTLNSGGFEINHEKLIGNSVYDPLADYYLKNREELKKSILEKYPNYVENILYKSIIKMKTASEKGIIDYALLKCTLKI; this is encoded by the coding sequence TTGAATTTATTTTTGGTATCGATTAACCCTCTAGAACTATTCTTGTGGACTTTTCGTAGAAATGAAAAAGACACTGTCAATCTTTACAACACATTATCTCCCGTAATGCAACTTGCAACAGGTGGATCTATGCTTAATTTTGGGTATTGGTCTCAAGAACACTCTGAACCAATATCTGCTCAGGAAAATCTGTGCATGGTTTTTGCAGAACTTGCTGAATTATCTTCTGCAAAACATGTAGTTGATGTTGGAAGTGGGTTATCTGCTCCCTCTCATCTATGGCAACAAGAATTCCCCCATATTCTGCTATATGATGTAAACATCAACTATTCACAATTATCTTTTGGAAAAAAACAAAAAATTGAATTTCTAAACTCTTCTTCTACAAAACTCCCCTTTACAAACAACTCTGTAGACCGTGTCTTGGCATTAGAATCTGCACAGCATTTCAAACCTCTATCTGAATTTGTTTCTGAATCAAAACGGGTATTGACTGATTCTGGATTACTTGTAATTGCTATACCTATAACCCTTGGAAATTCCTCTCTCAAGGATTTGGGTATGCTGAAATTTACCTGGTCATCTGAACACTATTCTTTAGATGATGTAAAAAATACCCTCAACTCGGGCGGTTTTGAAATAAACCATGAAAAACTCATTGGAAATTCTGTATATGATCCTCTTGCAGATTATTATCTCAAAAATAGAGAAGAACTCAAAAAATCTATTTTAGAAAAATATCCAAACTATGTTGAAAACATTCTATACAAATCGATAATTAAAATGAAAACCGCCTCTGAAAAAGGGATTATTGATTATGCACTTCTAAAATGTACTCTAAAAATCTAG
- a CDS encoding Lrp/AsnC ligand binding domain-containing protein, with protein sequence MLAYILISCNTGSETTVISELKDMPEIVEINGIWGKYDIFLKISTTDTNKIDQIVQRLRNHPDVTDTYTMHVLYGQGGSIDDD encoded by the coding sequence ATGTTAGCATATATTCTTATTTCATGTAATACTGGAAGTGAAACAACAGTAATATCTGAACTCAAAGATATGCCAGAAATTGTGGAGATAAATGGCATATGGGGGAAATATGATATTTTTTTAAAAATTTCTACAACAGACACAAACAAGATAGATCAAATTGTGCAAAGATTGAGAAACCATCCCGATGTAACAGATACCTATACCATGCATGTTCTATATGGTCAGGGAGGCAGTATCGATGATGACTAG
- a CDS encoding DUF6659 family protein: protein MAILSVNDVQRLDAACVELSNEEKVRHVGGISELGRLVAGGFKKGVTPLLSDDKVRMVYMQMQLDFNMRQELDDILGPIDYITSRRTNQLIISVPIGENLVLITAEPDADDKKIIKKAEEIFDEITISTI, encoded by the coding sequence ATGGCAATATTATCAGTGAATGACGTACAGAGATTAGATGCAGCATGTGTTGAACTGTCAAATGAGGAAAAAGTAAGGCACGTAGGAGGGATTAGTGAATTAGGACGATTGGTTGCGGGAGGATTCAAAAAAGGTGTTACCCCTTTGCTTTCAGATGATAAGGTAAGAATGGTCTACATGCAGATGCAACTTGATTTTAACATGAGACAAGAATTAGACGATATTCTAGGACCTATAGACTATATCACATCTAGACGAACTAATCAGTTGATAATCAGTGTACCAATTGGAGAGAATTTGGTACTAATTACAGCAGAGCCTGATGCAGATGACAAAAAAATCATCAAAAAAGCAGAAGAAATATTTGACGAAATTACAATTTCTACCATTTAA